A stretch of Malus sylvestris chromosome 11, drMalSylv7.2, whole genome shotgun sequence DNA encodes these proteins:
- the LOC126590190 gene encoding probable LRR receptor-like serine/threonine-protein kinase At3g47570 — protein MLSGELPSSLGGCESLEVLHLQGNFFNGSIPLSISSVRGIRDLDISRNNFSGEIPKFLEGFRILSNLNLSFNQFWGVVPTGGVFKNASAISVVGNTNLCSPVANLKLPKCKSKETKKRRLSRSLKLILPLVFGLALLGIAMVFSYFFLCSSRKKRKEISLSTLGNTILQVSYATLLKATDGFLEANLIGAGSFGSVYKGVLDEDDKAQLVVVKVFNFLRHGASRSFIAECEALRNIRHRNLVKIITVCSSVDFHGNDFKALVYEFMDNGSLEEWLHPPTGTEELRDHVPKNLSLLQSLEIVIGVACALDYLHNHCETPIVHSIQSQISSVGIRGTVGYAALEYGMWGEVSTNGDVYSFGIMLLEMFTGKRPTNNMFGDSLNLHNFVKMALLGRITEIADAPLLEGGTNENPNQCSGRTHKVEVCLSSIFRIGIACYAESVTDRLKNINDAASELHSIRNTFLG, from the exons ATGTTATCTGGAGAACTCCCCAGTAGCCTTGGTGGTTGTGAGAGTTTAGAAGTCCTGCATTTGCAAGGAAATTTCTTCAACGGGTCCATTCCTTTGTCTATTAGTTCAGTGAGAGGGATTCGAGATCTAGACATTTCTCGCAATAATTTTTCAGGTGAAATTCCAAAATTTTTAGAAGGCTTTAGAATCCTAAGTAATCTGAACTTATCATTCAATCAATTTTGGGGAGTGGTACCAACTGGAGGTGTTTTCAAAAATGCGAGTGCTATTTCAGTTGTTGGCAACACTAATCTGTGCAGCCCTGTTGCTAATTTAAAGCTTCCCAAGTGCAAGTCTAAAGAGACCAAGAAACGAAGATTGTCTCGTAGCTTGAAACTAATACTCCCTTTAGTATTTGGACTTGCTCTTCTAGGAATAGCCATGGTGTTCTcctatttctttctttgttcgtcaaggaagaaaaggaaagaaatttcATTGAGCACTTTGGGGAACACTATTTTGCAAGTGTCATATGCTACTCTACTCAAAGCTACTGACGGGTTCTTAGAGGCTAATTTAATTGGTGCTGGTAGTTTTGGGTCTGTGTACAAAGGAGTTCTTGATGAGGATGATAAAGCTCAACTTGTTGTCGTGAAGGTGTTTAACTTTTTACGCCATGGAGCTTCGAGGAGTTTCATTGCCGAATGTGAAGCTTTGAGAAATATTAGGCACCGAAATCTCGTCAAGATTATAACCGTGTGTTCAAGTGTTGATTTTCATGGTAATGATTTCAAGGCTCTAGTTTATGAGTTCATGGACAACGGGAGCTTAGAGGAGTGGCTACATCCACCTACTGGAACTGAAGAGTTAAGAGATCATGTACCCAAGAATTTAAGTCTTCTTCAGAGTCTAGAAATTGTCATTGGTGTTGCTTGTGCACTGGATTATCTTCATAATCATTGTGAAACGCCAATAGTTCATT CAATTCAGAGTCAGATAAGTTCCGTTGGAATAAGAGGAACAGTTGGTTATGCAGCTTTAG AGTATGGCATGTGGGGTGAGGTGTCAACAAATGGTGATGTCTACAGCTTTGGCATTATGTTGTTGGAGATGTTTACAGGGAAAAGACCCACTAACAACATGTTTGGTGATAGCTTGAACCTTCATAATTTTGTCAAGATGGCTCTCCTCGGGCGAATTACTGAGATTGCAGACGCACCACTTCTTGAAGGAGGCACGAACGAGAATCCCAATCAATGCAGTGGGAGAACTCATAAAGTTGAGGTGTGCTTGAGTTCAATATTTAGAATTGGAATTGCTTGTTATGCTGAATCCGTAACAGATCGACTAAAGAATATCAATGACGCTGCATCTGAACTTCATTCCATTAGGAATACTTTTCTTGGATAG